CGCGCCAGCGCGCGAAAGCCTTGCGCGAGAAAAGGCCCAGAAGCAGCAGCGGCGCGGCCGCGCCGACTCCGAAGACGCCCATGGCGCCGGCGACGGCGGCGAGATTCTCGCCCCGGGAGGCGAGCACCGAGGCGGCGCCAAGCGTCGGCCCGACGCAGGGGCTCCAGACGGCGCCGAGCAGCAGGCCCACGCCGAACTGGCCGAAAAGCCCCGAACGCGCCGGCGCGCCGCCAAAGGCCGACGAAAGCCGGTCGCTCAGCGGCCCGCCGGCGGCCGCGACCCGCGCCTGAAGACCTGGAACGAGAAGAACGACGCCGAGCGCGATCATCACGGCGGCCGCCGCGTTGCGGAAAAACGCGTCGTCCAGTCCGATCGAAAAGCCCACCGTCGCCACGAACAGGCCGATGACGACGAAGGACAGGGCGACGCCGAGCGCGAGCAAAGCGGGCGCCCATTTATGTTCCGCCGCCGCCGCGCCGAGCACGAGGGGCAGCAGAGGCAGGACGCAGGGGGAGAGCGCGGACAGGAGCCCGGCGAGGAAGGCGAGGCCGAGCGTCGCCGCGCTCATCGTCACAACGCCTTGTTGAAGAGATCGGCGATCGGCTTCGCGCCGGTCTCGCCGACGGAGCGGCCGACTTCCTTGTCGCCTTTGAAGACGATGATCGTGCTCTGGCGGTTGGCCTTGAGCGCCTTCAGCGCCTCCTTCTGGCTGTCGAAATCGACGCGGAACGCCTCGACGCCCGCGAATTTCGGATCGGATTCGAGCTTCTGGACGATGGGCTCCTGCGCCTGGCAAGTCGGGCACCAGGGCGCGTAGACATGCACGACGATCGGCTTGCCGGCTCCCTGCGCCGCGGCGAAGGCCTCGGGCGTGAAAGGTTTCTCTGCCGCGGCGGCGGCGCCGAGCGAGGCGAGGAAGGCAAGCGAGGCGAGAAGTCCACGACGAGACAGCATGAAAGGCTCCTTTCGACAAAACGGCTAATTAGGTTAGATCGAAATTCGGGCGGCTTCCTGCAAGGGCGGTTGGATAATATGCGGCAATGTATGGGGGTGCTTCTGGCGGGCGGGCTGGCGCGGCGCATGGGCGGCGGCGACAAGCCGCTGCGTGAGATCGGCGGACGACCCATTCTGGCGCATGTCATCGAGCGGCTCGCCCCACAATGCGCCCGGCTCGTCATCAACGCCAATGGCGATCCGGCCCGCTTCGCCGATTTCGGCCTTCCGGTCGTCGCCGACGTCCCGCCCGATTTCGCCGGGCCGCTCGCCGGCGTTCTTGCGGGAATGGACGCCGCGCAGGGCGTCGACGACATCCTCAGCGCGCCGGCGGATACGCCCTTCCTGCCCGCCGATCTGGTCGAGCGGCTTTATTCGGCGCGCGCGCGGGCGGGGGCGGAGATCGCCGTCGCGGCGTCCGGCGACCGGGCGCATCACGCCGTGGCGCTCTGGCCGACACGGCTGCGCGAGGAGCTGCGCCGCGCGCTCCTGGAAGAGGATGAGCGGAAGGTGTCAGCCTTCATCGCGCGCTATCGCAATGTCGCCGTGGAATGGCCTGTCGAGCCGTTCGATCCGTTTTTCAACGTGAACCGGCCGGAGGATGTGGGGCTGGCGGAAGCGATTTTGGGCGCCGAAGGCTGAAACGCGGGAGAGGGGGCCGCGCGGCTACACGAACCCCGGATCGATCCCCACCTGCCGCTCCAGCCATTTCGGCGTCGGCAGGCCGGCGTTGCGCAGGAATTCGACGTTGAACAGCTTCGACGCATAGCGGGCGCCGCCGTCGCAGAGGATCGTCACGATCGTATGGCCGGGGCCCAAGTCGCGGGCGAGACGGATCGCGCCCGCCACATTGATCCCCGACGAGCCGCCGAGCAGCAGCCCTTCCTCCTCCGCGAGCGCGAAGACGATGTCGAGCGCCTCGCTGTCGGGAATGCGATAGGCGACGTCGATGGGCGCGCCCTCGAGATTGGCGGTGATGCGGCCCTGTCCGATGCCCTCGGTGATG
The DNA window shown above is from Methylocystis echinoides and carries:
- a CDS encoding cytochrome c biogenesis CcdA family protein — protein: MSAATLGLAFLAGLLSALSPCVLPLLPLVLGAAAAEHKWAPALLALGVALSFVVIGLFVATVGFSIGLDDAFFRNAAAAVMIALGVVLLVPGLQARVAAAGGPLSDRLSSAFGGAPARSGLFGQFGVGLLLGAVWSPCVGPTLGAASVLASRGENLAAVAGAMGVFGVGAAAPLLLLGLFSRKAFARWREPLLSAGKRLKQAMGLIFLAIGLAIVSGADKTLEAQLVAASPAWLTELTTRF
- a CDS encoding thioredoxin family protein produces the protein MLSRRGLLASLAFLASLGAAAAAEKPFTPEAFAAAQGAGKPIVVHVYAPWCPTCQAQEPIVQKLESDPKFAGVEAFRVDFDSQKEALKALKANRQSTIIVFKGDKEVGRSVGETGAKPIADLFNKAL
- the mobA gene encoding molybdenum cofactor guanylyltransferase MobA; the encoded protein is MRQCMGVLLAGGLARRMGGGDKPLREIGGRPILAHVIERLAPQCARLVINANGDPARFADFGLPVVADVPPDFAGPLAGVLAGMDAAQGVDDILSAPADTPFLPADLVERLYSARARAGAEIAVAASGDRAHHAVALWPTRLREELRRALLEEDERKVSAFIARYRNVAVEWPVEPFDPFFNVNRPEDVGLAEAILGAEG